The Planococcus halocryophilus nucleotide sequence AAGCCGAGTGAGTGGAGAAGGTTCCCACAGGCTTATTTTGTAGTGCCAACTTTTCAGTTGATTTTAAAAGGTGATCAAGCGTTTGTAAGTATTCACTTAATCACGAAAAAACAAGACAGTTTTAACGAGTTTGACGCGTTACGGAAAGAACGAGATAAATTACTTCATGCTGCACAAGTGTCTGAAGTGGATAAGTACGATAAACCGAATGTGATTGAACGGACCGAATTAAGAAAAGAAGAGTACTTAGAATCGATTCAACGCGTTACGGATATTATTAAAGCTAAAGAAGTCGAGAAAGTGGTTATTGCACGCACAGTGAAACTGGGGTTTGAAAAGAGACTTTCGCCAACTTCTGCACTGTATCAAGTAGCCAATGAACAACCGGAAAGTTTCTTGTTCGGTTTAGAAGCGGAAGAACAGTTTTTCTTTGGTGCAACTCCAGAACGACTTGTGAAAGTAGAAAATGAAAAAGCGTTATCTACGTGTTTAGCAGGTTCAACACCTCGTGGGAAAACCATTGAAAAAGACACAGAACTTGGTGAAAATTTATTGCTAGATCCTAAAAATCGTGCAGAACATCAATATGTTGTGAGCATGATTAGCGATGTTTTTAAAGCAACATGTAGTCAAACCATCGTACCGAAAACACCAAAATTGATGAAAATTAGAGATATCCAGCATTTGTATACACCGGTCGAAGGTGTGTTAAATGCAGGATCTACATTATTTGACTTGGTAGAACTACTTCATCCAACACCTGCTCTTGGTGGAGAGCCGAAATTAGAAGCTATGGCGATGATTCGTGAGCACGAAGCGATGAACCGAGGCTATTATGCGGCGCCTATCGGGTGGATTGATACACAAGGAGACGGCGAATTTGCTGTTGCCATTCGTTCGGCTTTATTAGATGAAGAAAAAGCTTATTTATATGCGGGTGGTGGGATTGTAGCAGATTCGACACCTGAATCAGAGTATGACGAGACATGGGTTAAATTTAGACCGATGCTCCGGGCATTGGGAGGTCAATTGAGTGACGAATCGTAAAGCATTAACTGAATATGTATCAGCCTTTACTCATTCACTTGTTGAGCAGGGGGTTAAAGATGTCGTTATTAGTCCGGGGTCTCGTTCAACACCGCTTGCATATGCTTGTATGAAGGAGGAAGGCTTAGCTGTATACAGACAAATTGATGAACGCTCCGCGGCTTATTTTGCGCTAGGCTTAGCTAAAGCTTCTGGGAAACCAGTCATGCTCCTTTGTACATCGGGAACGGCAGCAGCTAATTATTTTCCGGCTGTTGTTGAAGCGTTTTATGCGCGTGTTCCTTTACTCGTAGTCACAGCAGACCGTCCGCACGAACTGCGGGAAGTCGGTGCGCCACAAGCAATCAACCAAGTAAATTTATTTGGAACACACGTTAAATGGGCAACAGATTTGCCAATGCCAGAAACGGAAAATCAATTGGCGTTCTTAACGCGTCACTTGCACCGTTCTGTTCAAAATGCAACGAGTGAACCGCGAGGACCGGTACATATAAACGTGCCATTCCGTGAGCCACTGCGTATTGATTTTGAACAAGATTATCTAAGCACTCATGAAATTGCTCATTTTGGCGGAGAACTGTCTTTAAGTGTGGAAAGTCGCAGGTTTTTACAACAACTTTTGAAAAAAGAAAAAGGCTTGTTGATTGTTGGAGAACAGACGCAAATGATGCCTGATGAATTTTGGGTGTTTATTGAGAAACTGGATTGGCCGGTATTGGCAGATCCTTTATCCAACATACGTGGAAACGTTCCGCAATCGGCAAAGTCGTTAATTATTGATTCTTATGATGCATTGCTTAAAAGTGAGAGATTTAAAGAAACGGTCATACCGGATGCAGTGATTCGTGTTGGGCCTCAACCGGTTTCAAAACCATTAAGCTTGTTTTTAGCAGCAGTAAAACCAGAGACCTATGTGGTGTTTGATGAAAGTTCGATGTTGCGTGACCCACAATCTGTAGCGACGCATCATATTCAAGCAGCTGAAAAAGACTTATGGCAAGTATCAATGGAAAATAAATCCACAAATGCGTATCGTGAAAAATGGACGCAAGCTTCTCATTTATACTGGCAAGTTGTCGAGCAGCATTGTCAGAACGAACTAGATGAAGGGGTATTAGCGAAAGTGCTTTTCGACCGGTTGGATCAATGTGATTTGATTGTGAGCAGCAGTATGCCAATCCGGGATGTAGATACGTATTTCCAAACAACCGAGCGGGATATTATGCTATATGCAAATCGCGGAGCAAATGGCATTGACGGGGTTGTATCAACGGCGTTTGGCGTGCAAGCAGCAAAACAGCGTCCAGCTTATTTGTATATCGGAGATTTATCGTTTTTGCATGATATGAACGGATTGATCGCATCAAAAATGCAGGAGACGGATTTGACGATTGTGATTATGAATAACGATGGGGGCGGCATTTTCTCTTATTTGCCACAGTCTCAAGAAGAGCGCTATTTTGAAGAGTTGTTTGGCACACCGACTGGACTAACGTTTAGCGATGCAGCGAACATGTACGATGCGCAATATGTGTCAGCAGAAACAGTAGAACAATTTGCCGCAGCACTAGACGAACCGAAAACTAAATCAGTGAAAATGATTGAAGTGTTCACTAATCGTGAAAACAATGTCACGACGCACCGTAAATTATGGAGCCGTTTTGATGAGGAGCTGGCTAAAGGATGAAGCTAGAAGTCGGGGGCAATTTTTACCATGTTGAAGTAAGGAATCCAGAGAAACCAGAAACTTTGGTTTTTCTGCACGGCTTTACAGGAAGCACAAAAACATGGCATTCGGTTAGTGAAAAGTGGACGGATGCCAAAATTGTTTTGATTGATTTAATCGGTCATGGAGCGTCATCTAGTCCAGAAGAGCTTAAAGCTTATTCGATGGAACGTCAGCTAGAAGATTTGGATGCTTTGTTTGATCAGTTAGCGTTAGACAACTTTACGCTAGTTGGTTATTCGATGGGCGGACGGACGGCGCTTGCTTATGCTTGCAACTATCCGGAGCGGTTGACGAGATTAGTTCTTGAAAGTGCATCGCCTGGACTTGATAGTGAACAAGCAAGAAAAGACCGTCGAACAAATGATGCGCGTCTTGCAGAACGGATTGTGACAGGTGGCCTTGTCAATTTTGTTGATGCTTGGGAAAATATTGAGTTGTTCGCAAGTCAAAAAGAGTTGCCTGAAAGGGTACAGCAGTCGGTACGTGAAGAACGTTTGGCGCAAAATCCACTAGGCCTTGCGAATAGTTTGCACGGCATGGGAACAGGTGCGCAACAGTCTTATTGGCAAGAGCTAAAAGGTTTGAATGTACCCGTTTTATTGGTGACTGGGCGGTTGGATGTAAAGTTTGAGGCAATTGCACAAAAGATGCTTGAACAGCTGCCAAATGCTGTTCATAAAACTATTGATGCGGGCCATGCAATACATGTGGAAAAACCTGCTGAGTTTGCTACAATAGTAAGAGAGTATTTAAGTTTGAACTATCAAGGAGGAAAATCATGACACGCGAGTGGATTACAGAACGTACATATGAAGACATTAAGTATGAAATTTTTAACGGCATTGCAAAAATTACGATTAACCGTCCGGAAGTGCGCAACGCATTCCGTCCGAAAACCGTTCACGAATTAATCGATGCATTTTCACGTGCACGCGATCATTCAGATGTAGGCGTTATTGTTTTAACTGGCGAAGGCGAAAAAGCTTTCTGTTCAGGTGGCGACCAATCCGTACGCGGACACGGTGGCTATGTTGGGGAAGATGAAATTCCACGTTTGAACGTATTAGATTTACAGCGTTTAATCCGTGTCATTCCAAAACCAGTTGTCGCAATGGTTGCAGGTTATGCAATTGGCGGCGGACACGTTTTGCACGTTGTTTGTGACTTGACGATTGCTGCGGATAACGCACGCTTTGGTCAAACAGGTCCACGTGTTGGTTCGTTTGATGCTGGATACGGTTCTGGTTATTTAGCACGTATTATTGGCCATAAGAAAGCACGTGAAATTTGGTACCTATGCCGTCAATACGACGCACAGGAAGCATTGGATATGGGCTTAGTTAATACAGTTGTCCCTCTTGAACAGTTAGAAGACGAAACCGTTCAATGGTGTCAGGAAATGCTTGAAATGAGCCCAACTGCACTTCGTTTTGTTAAAGCAGCAATGAATGCTGATACAGACGGTCTTGCTGGATTGCAGCAAATGGCTGGCGACGCAACATTATTGTATTACACAACTGACGAAGCGAAAGAAGGACGCGATGCGTTTAAAGAAAAACGCAAACCGGACTTTGGTCAATTCCCACGTTTCCCATGATTATTGAATAATTGAAAGCTGTCCTCTCTGGGGACAGCTTTTTTTGAAGAAAGGATTTTTTTACATGACGTATCCGAATTGGTTGAGTCAACGAAGCTATTTGAGCGGTGACCGCATGGCGTTGTCGTTTCAGCAACAACAATGGACTTTTTCTGAAATAAATACGATTGCACTAGATTATGCGGGAAAACTAAGCGCGCTTGGCGTGAAAGAAAATTCCCGTATCGCGGTATTAGCAAAATCTACTCCAGAATTTGTTTTTGTCTTGTATGGCTGTATGCACCTAGGTTGTGAAATGGTCATGCTCAATGAACGCCTCTCAAGCAATGAATTAACGTACCAAATAAATGATGCAGAAGTTACGTTTATTTTTGTAGCTGATGTGCTGAAAGAAAAAATGAACGATTCGCGCGTGGTTTTATTTAGTGAAGTAGAAAATGCAAAATCTATTCAATTTGAACCGCAGCAGCAATGGGCAAAAGACCGTACTCTTTCTATTATGTATACTTCAGGCACTACCGGGCATCCAAAAGGCGTTCGCCAAACTGCAGAAAATCATTTTTCAAGTGCCGTGTCGTCTGCGCTCAATATTGGCATAGCACCAGAAGATGTATGGTTATGTGCCGTGCCATTGTTTCACATTAGCGGGTTTTCGATCTTGATGAGGTCGTTAATATATGGCATGGGGGTTCGGTTATACGAGAAGTTTGATGCCGATCAAAGTGCAGAAGAAATTTGCAATGGCAGCGTGACGCATATGTCGGTTGTCGGTGTGACGTTAGAGCGTATCTTAACGAGTGTTGAACAAGCTTCCATGCAAGCGTCTGATCGCTTTAAAGCGGTTCTTGCCGGAGGGGGACCGATTCCAATTGCTTATATGAAACGTGCTAAAAACTGTGGAATTCCAGTGTTGCAAACATATGGCATGACGGAAACATCGTCGCAAACAACAACGTTACAAGTGGCGGATGCAGAGCGGAAAATTGGATCTGCAGGTAAGCCCTTATTTTTATATGAAGTCAAAACAGAAAAACCTGGTGAAGTGGGAGAAATCCTTATTCGCGGTCCTCAAGTAACACCTGGCTATATTGGCAAATTTGCCGAGCGAGATGTGCAGCAAGATGGCTGGCTTCATACAGGAGATATGGGCTATTTAGATGCCGAAGGCTTTTTGTTTGTTGTGGATCGCCGTTCGGATTTGATCGTCTCTGGCGGGGAAAATGTTTACCCGGCTGAAATCGAAAAAGTGTTATCCGGTCATCCAGCTATTCAAGAAGTTGGCGTTTGCGGTGCACCGAGTGAACAGTGGGGAGAAGTTCCGGTGGCATTTGTGGTATTGCAACAAGAAACGACAGTAGAAGAGCTATTGGCGTATTGTCGCGAACAACTGGCGTCTTACAAAGTGCCAAAACAATTGACGATTGTCGAGTCGTTGCCGCGTAACGCTTCAAACAAGCTACTGAGAAGAGAGCTGAGAGCATGGGTATAACCATTAAAGAGATTGGCTTAAAGACAGTACGAAGACTGCTCAAAACCCCTTTTAAATCTGTTTTACAGCAAGTAGATGAACGAGAAGTAATTGTGGTTAGCGTAAAAGGCGATTCAGGACAGACTGGCTACGGAGAATGTGTGGCATTTGAAACACCGTGGTACACAGAAGAAACCATTACCAGCTGTCGTTTCGTGCTAGAGCAAGTGTTACTGCCACTCCTCGCAAATCAAACTCTTCATCATCCAAAAGAAGTTTGGGAGTTGTTCAAAGCTGTGAAAGGCAATCGGATGGCAAAAGCCGCAGTGGAAATGGCTGTCTGGGATTTATTTGCAAAACAACAGCAGCTGCCGCTTTGGCAATTTGTCGGTGGCACTTCACAAGCAATTCCCGCTGGCATCGTCGTAGCTGCAGATCCATTTCAAATAGGAGACAAAGTAGCACAAGCGAACACAGCAGGCTACAAGCGAATCAAAATCAAAATTCAGCCTAATACAGATCCATCTATGTTGAAGTCCGTTGTTAATAACTATCCCGAGATATTATTTTTCGCAGATGCCAATGGCAGTTTCGATGAAGATAACTTTAAACGACTAACAGAATTTGATGATGTTGGATTTACGTTAATTGAACAGCCTTTTGGAGAACGAGAGTGGATATTGCATTCAAGAGCAAAACAACAGCTCAAGACACAAATTTGTTTAGATGAAAGCATTGCTAGTGTAGAAGATGTTCAGCAAATGATCGACAGTAAAGCGGGCGATATCGTCGTTTTGAAAATGAGTCGCCTTGGTGGCTGGACGGAAACCTTGAAAGTGGTGGAATTGTGTCGTGAGCATTCGATCGGTATGTGGGTTGGTGGAATGATTGAATTTGGTGTGTCGAAAGCCCATAATTTAGCGCTAGCATCTTTAACAGGTATACACTATCCGGGTGATTTTTCCGCCTCGAATTATTTTTGGGAAAAGGATATTATCCAGCCAGCAATCTTTGTCGATAATGGTGAAATTCAGTTAAGTGATCGAATAGGAATAGGGTATACGGTAAATCTTCCCGAATAAAATAGTTCTTTAATTTGACGAAAAGTTCTTGAACGACAGCTGTGTTTTTTGGGTGTATAATACAAAAAAGTAAATCGGAGTCGATGGGCTGACGGATCATAAGGTGGGGGACATATGAGAAATTTAGAAGAGAGGGTCATCAAAAATTTTGCGATCGGTTTACCTGAGAAAATGACGTATGGAAACGGCGAGGAAATGGAAACGGCTATTCGTAAAAAACAAGTGAGAGAAGCGTTTTTAAGGAAAGAAGGTTTTAGAGGAGACGGAGTTGCTGATCTGAAATTTCACGGGGGACCGGACCGTGCGGTTTGTCTCTATCCTTATGAACATTATGCTTATTGGAACGATCAATTTGATACGGAGTTGCCATCAGCAGCTTTTGGGGAAAACTTGACTGTGACGAATATGCTGGAGCGGGATATTTGCATCGGCGATATTTTTCAAATAGGTGAAGCCGTCGTTCAAGTCACACAGGGACGAGTTCCTTGTAACACAATCGACAGACGTCTTGAGATGAAACCTTTGTTAAAAGCAATGGTGAAAACGGGTTATACGGGCTATCTTTGCCGGGTGTTAGAAGAAGGAATGGTTCGAGCTGATTCGCCTATTCGGAAGGTGTCAAAAAGTCCGACACGAGTGTCAGTTCTTTATGCGAATGAAGTCAATTTCCACAAGTCAAAAGACGTTTCCGGGATTATGAAAGTGCTTGAAGCGGATGAACTAGCAGATGAATGGCGTCAATTTTTGACAAAGCGATTGACGAAATTGACGTCAGGAAAATAGTATAAAATATAAGGTGATGAAACAGATTGCAAAACAGATCTTGATTATCAAAAAAACAAAAAAAGTGGTGGAATGAGTGTTATAACACTCATTCCACCACTTTTATATTTAGGGAAGTTTTGTCTTTTATTTCAAAATTGTTTCCAACACTTGAAGATTTTTCTCCATTAATGTGAAGTAAGTTTCTTCGTTATCGATATTTTCTTGCGTTAAGACGCCAAGGTTGTGCATGTCGATGGCTTCTGCACCGACTTCTTTTTGGATAACTTTCGTTAAGTTGGAGGATACGTTTTGTTCGAAAACAATATATTGTAAATCGTATTCTTTTGCTAAATCTACAATTTCCGTCAATTCTTTTTGTGACGGTTCATTTTGACTGTTCAAGCCAGCAATGGCGATTTGTTTAAAGCCGTATGGTTCTGAAAGATACCCAAATGCAGCGTGAGAAACAAAAAATGTGTCTTTACTTACACGCTCTGCTAAAGAGTCAAATGAACGATCTAAGGTTTCTAGTTCAACAATAAGTTCTGAGTAATTACTTTCGTACACTTCCGCATTTTCTGGATCTGCTTTAACTAAAGAATCTTTAATCGATTCTACTAGTTTTTCACTCAATACAGGAGACATCCACACATGCGGATCGGTCGAACCGTGGTCGTGACCATCGTCACTTTCAGCTTCTTCCGCATGCGCATCTTCGTTCACATCTTCTTGATGGCCCAGTGCGGCTTCTAAATCTTCATCTGTGATTTGATCTGCAGTCGCTACGAATTCGACGTTTTCGTTTTCCAATGTCTTTTTCGCGTTATCGATAAATCCTTCTAGACCAAGGCCGATTGAGAACATCAAATCTGCATCTGCAAGTTTGATCATCTCTTGTTGAGTCGGTTCAAAAGTATGCTCGTTTGAACCGGCAGGATAAATCGATTGGACATTGATTAAATCGCCACCAATGCGTTCAGTAAAATAAGTTAGTGGATAAACGGTTGTATAAACTTGCAGCTTCGAGTCATCATTGTCGATACTCTGTGCTTCTTCGCTTGTTTTTCCGCAAGCTGCTAATAATAAAAGTAAAGATAGCAATAAAATAGTTTTTTTCATATTATCCTCCAAAATGTAATGATTACGTTTTAATGACTAGTAGAATATTACATCATGCTCTTTAAAAATACAAGAAAAACCACCAATTATTTTTTTGGTGGCCATTCTTCTGGAACAAAATCAATTCCGCCTTTGTGGAGAGGATGACAGCTTAAAATTCGTTTTGTTGCTAAATATCCGCCCTTTAATGCGCCGTGTTTTTCAACTGCTTCGATTCCATAATGAGAACAAGTTGGGTAAAATCTGCAGCTTGGTGGCGATAAAGGAGAGATAAATCGCTGATAAAAACGGAATATTTTTAGTAATACTGTTTTCAAAATCGTTCAGCTCTTTTCGTCAGATTACTTTATATGTTTATTGTAGGGGCATGAGAGGTATAAATAAAGTATAAGAACTTATCAAAAAAATTGGAGAGTGAATGGAAATGTCAAACGAATTAAATCAAGAACTAAACGTACAGGTGGCGACATGGTCTGTTGCTTACACAAAATTACATAATTTTCATTGGTATGTAAAAGGACCTTCGTTTTTTACTTTACATGTGAAATTTGAAGAATTGTATAATGAAGCAACTTTACACATGGATGAAATTGCTGAACGCTTACTTGCGCTTGGCGGAAAGCCAGTGGCAACGATGAAAGAGCAGCTAGAGCTTTCTGTAGTAGATGAAGCAAGCAGTAAAGAGTCAGCAGAAGAAATGGTCGACACCATAGTAAGTGACTATGACAAAATCATGAAATCCTTGAAAAAAGGCATGCATTTAGCTGCACAAGATGGCGATGATATGACAGAAGACATGTTAAATGCCATTCACCAAAATCTTGAAAAACATTCTTGGATGTTATCAGCATTTTTGGGCGAAAAGAAGTAAAATAAGATTATACAAACGTACACTGAATTTTAGTGTACGTTTTTCTTATGGCATCGGGGTGAAGAAATGCAGTATCAGGATCTGAACGGGTATTCGTGCGAATTATCATTTGAAAAAAACCGATTTTCGATCGAAAGCAAACATGTGTTAGTAATTTGCTGCTATAAAGGAGACTGGGTTTTAACACGACACAATAAACGTGGCTTAGAGTTTCCAGGCGGTAAAGTAGAGGTAGGCGAACGTTTACAAGACGCTGCGAAAAGGGAAGTTTACGAAGAAACTGGAGCCCACGTCAAAGGGTTGGAATGGCTGGCAGAATATGTTGTTTACACGGAGCAGCCTTTTTGCAAAACGGTTTTTGTTGGATTGGTCGACCAAATAGATGCCATCCCACTTCTTGAGACAAAAGGCATCATCTTATTGAAAGAGTTAAAACTCACAGAGGAATTTAGTTTTTTAATGAAAGATGATGGAATGGCAACCATAATAGAGAAGGTGAAACTACTTGGAAAATGGAACGATTGAAACAAAAAAACCTTATCCTTCTCCAAATCCTCACGTTCAATTAACTGAAATTGTGTATTGGTCAGAAGGACTGAGAGTAAAAGGAATGCTAGCTGAACCCAAAAAAAGAGGAAGCTATAGTGGGATTTTGTATTTAAGAGGGGGCATTCAGTCAATTGGGATGGTACGTCCTGCACGGATTGCACAGTTTGCCTCGCAAGGTTTTGTGGTGTTTGCTCCGTATTATCGAGGTAATCGAGGCGGTGAAGGACGTGACGAATTTGCAGGTGAAGACCGGTGGGATGCCATTCACGCAGTTGATGTGCTAAAAAAATTCAGCAATGGGAACGTCCACTTGCTGGCATTTTCAAGAGGCGGCATTATGGCGTTATGGACAGCTGTTTTGCGTCAAGATATTACGTCAGTTGTCACATGGGCAGGTGTCACAGACACGGTATTAACGTATAAAGAACGTCCGGATATGCGTCGTATGATGAAGCGGCTATACGGAGGAACACCAAATACGGCTTTGGCACATTTTGAAGAGCGCAATCCATTATTACGCATTGAAGAAAATACTGCGCCTGTTTTGATCATTCACGGCTTACAAGATGACAATGTCTCACCTGGACAAGCCTATTTGTTAGAAGAAGCGTTAAAACTAAACGATCAGCCACATGAGACGTGGTATTTCCCAGAGTACACGCATTTCTTTCCACCTGCGGCTAATCGGAAAACTGTAACAGGAGTTTGCCAGTGGATGAGTGAGAAAGAAGTTTAGAAAAGTAGAAAAAGCCGGTTCGGAATAAAATCCGAACCGGCTTTTGTGAGATTATTTTTGAGTTGGTCCGCCTTGCACGCTAATTTCAGGTGCGACAGTGCCAAATTTTTTGAAGTTTTCTTGGAATTCTTGTGCTAATTCATTAGCTTTTTTGTCATATGCTGCTTTGTCTGCCCATGCATGACGAGGGTTTAAGACTTCACTTGGAACTCCAGGTACTTCTGTTGGAATTTCAAAACCGAAGATAGCTTCTTTTTCAGTTGGGATAGTGTTCAATTCGCCTTTCATTGCTGCGCGAACCATTGTACGAGTATAAGAAAGTTTCATACGGCTACCGACTCCGTATACGCCACCAGTCCATCCAGTGTTTACAAGGAACACTTGAACGCCATGCTCGTCGATTTTCTTGCCAAGCATTTCAGCATACACAGTTGCGTGTAACGGCAAGAAAGGTGAACCAAAGCAAGTTGAGAATGTTGCTTCAGGTGAAGTGATGCCGCGTTCTGTTCCTGCTAATTTTGATGTATATCCACTTAAGAAGTGGTACATTGCTTGTTCTTTTGTTAATTTGCTGATTGGAGGCAATACGCCAAATGCGTCAGCAGTTAAGAAGACAATCGTTTTCGGATGTCCTGCAACTGAAGGGTCTACAATATTGTCAATTGCTTGCATTGGGTATGCGGCACGTGTGTTTTCAGTTAATGAACCGTCGTTGTAATCCGGAATACGTGTTTCAGAATCCACTACAACGTTTTCAAGTACTGAACCAAAACGAATTGCATCGTAAATTTGGGGTTCGTTTTCACGAGACAAATTGATTGTTTTTGCGTAGCAGCCGCCTTCAATGTTAAACACACCGTTATCTGACCAACCGTGCTCATCGTCACCGATTAGCTTGCGATTGCCATCAGCAGATAAAGTCGTTTTACCTGTTCCCGATAAACCGAAGAACAATGTTACGTCGCCTTCTGGACCAACGTTTGCTGAACAGTGCATCGGAAGAATGCCTTTTTCGGGAAGCAAGTAGTTCATAATAGAGAAGATCGATTTTTTCATTTCGCCAGCGTATTCAGTTCCACCGATTAAAATGATGCCTTGCTCCATTGATACAATGATGAAAGTTTCAGAAGCTGTACCGTCAACTTCAGGGTCTGCCTGGAAAGTTGGGGCATACACAACAGTGAATTCAGCTTCATGCGTTTGTAATTCTTCAGCCGATGGACGGATGAACAATTGGTGAGCAAAAAGATTATGCCATGCGTATTCATTGATTGTTTGGATGGGCACACGTGATTCGTGGTCAGCTCCGGCAAATCCTTTGAAAACGTAAAGCGCATCTTTGTCTTTTAAGTGATTGATCACTTTAGCGTAGAGCTTTTCAAACACTTCGCTTGAGATTGGACGGTTTACATTGCCCCAGTCGACTTTGTTTTTAGAACTTTCTTCTTCCACCATGTATTTGTCTTTCGGTGAGCGGCCAGTGTATTTTCCTGTTTCCGCTTTTACAGCACCTTCCCGAGTTAATACCGCTTCCTTGCGGGATGTTGCTGCTTCCACTAATTGTGGCACTGATAATTGAACATGCACATTTTGGCCAGTTAAAAGTTCCTTCAAGTCGTTTGCAAAGTTCACTGAAGTCATATATATGTACCTTCCTTTTCTGTTATTCCCATAGCAATGGGGAGGATGTATATTCGTTCATTAGTATAACACATTAGGTTTATTAGTCTACACTAATCCACTGCAGAAATTAAAAAAAATGGATGACATTAACACTATATATAGAAAGAGATAGTTGAGCATTTCGAATTTATCGTGTTTTTTCAGCTTGAATCGCAAAGTCAGTCAATTTTATTTGATTAAAATGTTGACATCGCTGTGCTACTTCCGTATGATGAAAAATTGAACGGATACTCTTATTCCGAGCTGGTGGAGGGGGCAGGCCCTATGAAACCCGGCAACCTGCTGCATTTGCAGTGATGGTGCCCAACCTGACACAAGGCGAACAGGCCTTGGATGATAAGAGTGAAAGGTGCTAATGATGATTTTTCCTTTCCTCATACAGAATGAGTGAAGGGATTTTTTTATGAAATGCCCTTAATCCTCGTGTGCAAAGGCCACAAACGGCTTGAAGTTCAATCCAGACTTTCTGGAACGGACTTGACATGGGAAACGAGTACCGTATCAATTTCGAGAGCAATCTCGCAGGATATAAGGAGGAACATTTTTTGAAAAACCGTAGATTATTTACATCAGAATCAGTAACAGAAGGACATCCGGATAAAATCTGTGACCAAATCTCAGATGCTATTTTAGATGCAATTTTAACCGAGGATCCAAATGCACGTGTTGCGTGTGAAACAACTGTCACAACAGGACTTGTTCTAGTCGCTGGAGAAATCACGACATCTACTTA carries:
- a CDS encoding isochorismate synthase; the encoded protein is MNSESSSSTQQFAADQIEGYRFYTETIEVTHMSALAFFEAGGNDHAGKRMYWKNREKTFTLVGIGHAHVLSSDEKAGRFENIKNDWKNLCRQIVNEERSVHPVLFGGFSFDPFNTKPSEWRRFPQAYFVVPTFQLILKGDQAFVSIHLITKKQDSFNEFDALRKERDKLLHAAQVSEVDKYDKPNVIERTELRKEEYLESIQRVTDIIKAKEVEKVVIARTVKLGFEKRLSPTSALYQVANEQPESFLFGLEAEEQFFFGATPERLVKVENEKALSTCLAGSTPRGKTIEKDTELGENLLLDPKNRAEHQYVVSMISDVFKATCSQTIVPKTPKLMKIRDIQHLYTPVEGVLNAGSTLFDLVELLHPTPALGGEPKLEAMAMIREHEAMNRGYYAAPIGWIDTQGDGEFAVAIRSALLDEEKAYLYAGGGIVADSTPESEYDETWVKFRPMLRALGGQLSDES
- the menD gene encoding 2-succinyl-5-enolpyruvyl-6-hydroxy-3-cyclohexene-1-carboxylic-acid synthase, encoding MTNRKALTEYVSAFTHSLVEQGVKDVVISPGSRSTPLAYACMKEEGLAVYRQIDERSAAYFALGLAKASGKPVMLLCTSGTAAANYFPAVVEAFYARVPLLVVTADRPHELREVGAPQAINQVNLFGTHVKWATDLPMPETENQLAFLTRHLHRSVQNATSEPRGPVHINVPFREPLRIDFEQDYLSTHEIAHFGGELSLSVESRRFLQQLLKKEKGLLIVGEQTQMMPDEFWVFIEKLDWPVLADPLSNIRGNVPQSAKSLIIDSYDALLKSERFKETVIPDAVIRVGPQPVSKPLSLFLAAVKPETYVVFDESSMLRDPQSVATHHIQAAEKDLWQVSMENKSTNAYREKWTQASHLYWQVVEQHCQNELDEGVLAKVLFDRLDQCDLIVSSSMPIRDVDTYFQTTERDIMLYANRGANGIDGVVSTAFGVQAAKQRPAYLYIGDLSFLHDMNGLIASKMQETDLTIVIMNNDGGGIFSYLPQSQEERYFEELFGTPTGLTFSDAANMYDAQYVSAETVEQFAAALDEPKTKSVKMIEVFTNRENNVTTHRKLWSRFDEELAKG
- the menH gene encoding 2-succinyl-6-hydroxy-2,4-cyclohexadiene-1-carboxylate synthase, translating into MKLEVGGNFYHVEVRNPEKPETLVFLHGFTGSTKTWHSVSEKWTDAKIVLIDLIGHGASSSPEELKAYSMERQLEDLDALFDQLALDNFTLVGYSMGGRTALAYACNYPERLTRLVLESASPGLDSEQARKDRRTNDARLAERIVTGGLVNFVDAWENIELFASQKELPERVQQSVREERLAQNPLGLANSLHGMGTGAQQSYWQELKGLNVPVLLVTGRLDVKFEAIAQKMLEQLPNAVHKTIDAGHAIHVEKPAEFATIVREYLSLNYQGGKS
- the menB gene encoding 1,4-dihydroxy-2-naphthoyl-CoA synthase; translated protein: MTREWITERTYEDIKYEIFNGIAKITINRPEVRNAFRPKTVHELIDAFSRARDHSDVGVIVLTGEGEKAFCSGGDQSVRGHGGYVGEDEIPRLNVLDLQRLIRVIPKPVVAMVAGYAIGGGHVLHVVCDLTIAADNARFGQTGPRVGSFDAGYGSGYLARIIGHKKAREIWYLCRQYDAQEALDMGLVNTVVPLEQLEDETVQWCQEMLEMSPTALRFVKAAMNADTDGLAGLQQMAGDATLLYYTTDEAKEGRDAFKEKRKPDFGQFPRFP
- a CDS encoding o-succinylbenzoate--CoA ligase — encoded protein: MTYPNWLSQRSYLSGDRMALSFQQQQWTFSEINTIALDYAGKLSALGVKENSRIAVLAKSTPEFVFVLYGCMHLGCEMVMLNERLSSNELTYQINDAEVTFIFVADVLKEKMNDSRVVLFSEVENAKSIQFEPQQQWAKDRTLSIMYTSGTTGHPKGVRQTAENHFSSAVSSALNIGIAPEDVWLCAVPLFHISGFSILMRSLIYGMGVRLYEKFDADQSAEEICNGSVTHMSVVGVTLERILTSVEQASMQASDRFKAVLAGGGPIPIAYMKRAKNCGIPVLQTYGMTETSSQTTTLQVADAERKIGSAGKPLFLYEVKTEKPGEVGEILIRGPQVTPGYIGKFAERDVQQDGWLHTGDMGYLDAEGFLFVVDRRSDLIVSGGENVYPAEIEKVLSGHPAIQEVGVCGAPSEQWGEVPVAFVVLQQETTVEELLAYCREQLASYKVPKQLTIVESLPRNASNKLLRRELRAWV